In Candidatus Polarisedimenticolaceae bacterium, the genomic stretch CGCGCTCTCCTTGACACTTTCGAAACGCGGTTGCTAGTGTAGCGCCGCCTCTTGGCCGAAGTGGCGGAATTGGTAGACGCGCAAGATTCAGGATCTTGTGGGCGCAAGCCTGTCCGGGTTCGAGTCCCGGCTTCGGCACCAGACGATCATCGCCGCTCGAGCTTGCCCGCCTCGCGCCGCGCGGCCAGCGCACCCGCGTAATCGCCCAACATCTCCCTCGCCTGCGCCAGGTTCGCCCAGGCACGCCACGAGGACGGCTTGACCGTCGCCGCGGCCTCGAACTCGCGCTCGGCCAGCACGAGGTCCCCCGCCGTCGCGGCGAGCGTCCCGGCCAGGTTCCGAACCGCTTCGCTGTCGGGAGCGATCCGCACGGCCTCCTCGAGGCAGCGACGCCCCGTCTGCGCGTCCCCCGAGGACCAGGCGCGCCAGGCCCTGCCGAGCGGGTACCACGCCGCCGCCGTCCTCCCCCAGAAGTCGCCCCGACGCGTCGCCTGTTCGAGAACCGATGCGCCGCGGTAGGCGTCCCACAACGCACCGTCGTCGAAGGGAGCGTCGCCCGTCCGGGCGAGGCGCAGGAACAACCCCCAGGGCCGCGCCTCCCAGGGTTCGGGGAGCGGGAACTCGGGCGGATTGGTGATCACGATCGCGCGCGGCCGGGGCCGCGCGAGCTCGTCGCGGAGGAACGCCGGAAGATCCGGGATCCGCCGCCCGAGGTGGCCGTCCGCATCCACGAGCGTCACGTCGGGACGTTCGCCGCCGAGGTGCTGCAGGTACCACGGGAGGAACCCGTCGTCCCCCTCGAAGACGAGGATGCCGCCGGGGGGGACCGTCGCGAGGATGTCGCGACCGTAGTCGCGCGCCGCGGTGAAGGTGCGACGGTCGAGCGCTCCGAGGTTGGCGACGAAGGGGACGCCCGCCACCAGGAGCGCCGCGGCGAAGCCCGCACGGCGGTCGCGACGATCGACGGCGGCGACGGCGATTCCGGCGGAAACCGCGAGCCCGACGGAGGCGGGAAGCAGGTAGGCGTCCACGTCCTCCACCGCGTAGCGCGCGGCGAACGTGGCCGCCGCCGCGAAGAGGAGCAGCGCCGCTCCCACCAGCCGCCGCGGGTGCGATCCGAACGCGACGCCGGCCGTCGCGGCGAGCGCCACGCCCCCCGCCCCGTCGCTCCACGCCCACGACGCGATCCGCGCCCACGCCGCCGGCCGGAGCAACCCCGCCGCGCCGAGGTCGTTCCCGCGGTACTGGATCGCAGCGGCGTGGGCGAAAAGCGCGCCGAGGGTCTTCGGCTCACCCCAGTTGGCGAGCGGCTCGAGGCGCGATCGCAACAGCAGCGACAGGTAGAACGCGGCGGGAAGGGCCAGCGCGAGGGTCGCCGCGAGTGCGACCGCGCGGGCGCCGAGCGTCCTGCGAGCCGGCCAGCCCAGGACGACCGCCGCGGGGACGGCCAGGACGATCGTCGGATGGTGCGAGAGCCCCAGGCCGAGCGCCCCTCCCGCCGCGAACACCGCCCACGCGCGTTCGGTCGCGGTCGGGGCCGTCCCCAGGCGCCACGCCGCGCCGAGGAACCCGAGGAGAAGGAGGACGTGCAGGGCGTAGACCTCCGCCGTCGTCGCCGCTCCCCAGAACGTCGCCCCGAACGCGAGCGCCGCCGCGCCGCCGAGCGCCGCCGCGGGGGACCCGGTCGCCCGCCGCAACCCCGCGGCGAGCACGCTCACGGCGAGCGCGGCGCAGCAGGCCGACAGGATCGCCACGCGGAACGCCGGCTCGCCGATCGGGGCGGCGAGCGCGCCGCGCGCGAGCATCGTCCACAAGGGGTATCCCGGCGGGTGCGCGACCCCCAGGCACGACGCCGCGACGACGAGCTCCCCGGCGTCGCCGAAGGGGAGCGTCCGGCAGGCGGTCGCCGCGTAGATCGCGAACGCCCCGACCCCCGCGAGCGCCTCGAGCCGCACGCCCCTCAGGCGTACGCCTCCGCGATGCGGCGCAACCCTTCGGACAGGCGCTCCCGCGAGCACGCGAAGCTCAGGCGCACGTGCTCCCGCGAGAGGAAGGCCTCGCCCTGCACGACCGCGACCTTCGCGCGACCGAGCAGGTCGAGCGCCACGTCCTCGGGGGTCTTCAGGGTTTTTCCTCCCACGGTGCGGCCGAACAGCCCGGACACGTTGGGGTAGGCGTAGAACGCCCCGTCGGGCACGGCGCAGCTCACCCCGGGGATCGCGCGCAGCCCCTCGACGGCGATCGAGCGGCGCGCCTCGAACTCCTCGCGCATCGTCGCGACGTCGGCGGAGCACGACGCGAGCGCCGCGACGGCGGCCTCCTGGGCCATCGACGCGGGATGGCTCGTGCTGTGGCTCTGGATCTTCGAGATCTCGGCGGCGACCTCGCGGGGCGCGGCGGCGTAACCCACGCGCCACCCCGTCATCGCGAACGCCTTGCTCATGCCGTTGACGACCACGGTGCGCGCGCGCATCCCGTCGAGAGAGGCGATGCTCACGAACGCCCTCCCGTCGTACAGCAGCTTCTCGTAGATCTCATCGGCGACGACCACGAGTCCGCGCTCGGCCGCGACCCGCGCGATCGCGATCATCTCCGAGCGCTTCGGGCACGCCCCGGTCGGGTTCGACGGGTAGTTGAGGAGCAGCCCCTTGGTGCGCGGGGTCAACGCGCGCTGAAGGTCGTCGGCGCGCAGGTGGAACCCGTCGGACTCGCGGCACTCCACGAAGACGGGCTCCGCGCCCGCGAGGCGGATCTGCTCCGGGTGCGTCGGCCAGCAGGGCGTCGGCACGAGGACTTCGTCGCCGGGGCCGAACAGCGCCATCGAGGCGCAGAACAGGCTCGCCTTCGCCCCCGGGGAGACGACGATCTCGTCCGGGGCGTATTCGAGTCCGTTGTCGGCCAGGAGCTTGGCCGCGATCGCCCGCCGCAGCTCGATCGTTCCCTCGTTGGCCGTGTAGCGCGTGCGGTCCGCGTCGATCGCGCGCTTGCCCGCCTCCTTCGCGGGTCCCGGCGTGGGGAAGTCGGGTTCCCCCACGCTGAAGTCGACGACGTCCTCGCCGCGCGCGCGCAGCTCCCTCGCGAGACCGGCGACGCGGAACGTCGGAGAGGCCTGGACCTTGCGGGTACGTTCGGCGAACACGCTTCCCTCCGCGAGACGGGGCCGGCGGGCCCACCCTACCTCAGCCCCGCGAGTCCCGGCAATCGGTACAATCCCCCGCTCGATCCACCCGGAGGAGGCCCCATGTCCCTGCGCCGATCCACCCTCGCCTTCGTCCTCGTCCTCGGCGGATGCGCCGCCCCGAAGCCGGCCGCGCCGGATCCGAAACCCGAGGCGGAGGCCTTCCTCGACCTCTACACATCGCTTTACGCCGGCGCCTACGCGGTCGCGTCGGAGGCGCAGTGGAAGGCGGTCACCGACGTGACCCCCGAGCACGACGGCGCACGCGTCGCGGCGGGGAAGGCGCTCGCCGCGATCCAGGGCGACCGGGCGGCGATCGAGCGCGCGCGGGCGCTGCTCGAATCGCGCGACGCGCTCGAGCCGCTGCAGGCGCGCCAGCTCGACCGCCTCCTGCTCAACGCCGCCGAATCCCCCGGAACCGTGCCCGAGATCGTGGCGCGACGCGTCGAGGCGGAGGGACGGCAGGCCTCCGCGCTCGACGGGTTCCAGTTCTGCCTCGAGCGGCGCGACGGACGCTGCGTGAAGCCCCTCTCCGCCAACGACATCGACGACATCCTGGATCGCTCGCGAAAGCTCCCCGAGCGCCTTTCGGCGTGGAACGCGAGCAAGGAAACCGGTCCGGCCCTCAAGCCCGGTCTCGTCGAGCTGCAGAAGCTCCGCAACGAGGTCGCCCGCGCGATGGGATACCCGTCGTACTTCGACCTCCAGGTCGCCGATTACGGGATGACCGCCGACGAGATGACGACGATGCTCCAGGGGTTCGTCAACGACGTCCGCCCCCTGTACGGTCAACTCCACTGCTACGCGAAACACGAGCTCGCGGCACGCTACGGGCAACCCGTGCCGAGGAGGATCCCCGCGCACTGGATCAACAACCGCTGGGCGCAGAACTGGGACGGGATCGTCGAGGGAGTCGATCTCAACCCGAAGTTCGAGGGGAAAAGCGCCGAGTGGATCGTGAAGCAGGCGGAGCGCTTCTACGTATCCATGGGTTTCCCCGAGCTCCCCGCGAGCTTCTGGGAGAAGTCCGACCTCTACCCGGTGCCGAGGGACTCCCCACGCAGGAAGAACACCCATGCCTCCGCATGGCACCTCGATCTCGACGCCGACGTCCGCTCGCTGATGTCGGTCCAGCCCAACACGCGCTGGTTCTCGACGGCGCACCACGAGCTCGGCCACGTCTACTACTACATGAGCTACTCGCGTCCCGAGGTCCCGAAGCTCCTTCGGGGCGGCGCCAACCGGGGCTTCCACGAAGGCATCGGCGAGCTCATCTCGATCGCGGCGCTCCAGGTTCCCTACCTGCGCGAGGCGGGGATCCTCGGACCCGAGGAGTCGATCGACCAGGCGCGCTGGCTTCTCGACGAGGCGCTGTCGCAGACGATCCCGTTCCTCCCGTGGGCGGCGGGCACGATGTCGTCGTGGGAACGGGACCTCTACAAGGGCGAGCTCCCGCCCGACCAATGGAACTCCCGCTGGTGGGAGTACGTGGCGAAGTACCAGGGGGTCGAGCCGCCGTCGTCGCGCAGCGAGCAGTTCTGCGACGCCGCGACCAAGACGCACGTCAACGACGACCCCGCGCAGTACTACGACTACGCCGTGGCGACGGTCCTCAAGTACCAGCTCCACGACCACATCGCGAAGCAGATCCTCAAGGTCGACCCGCACCAGGCGAACTACTTCGGACGGAAGGACGTCGGCGATTTCCTGCGCTCGATCCTCGAGAAGGGTCAGACCGAGGACTGGCGGAAGCTCCTCAAGGAGGCGACGGGCGAAGACCTGTCGACGCGGGCCCTGCTCGAGTACTTCGCGCCGCTGAAGGAGTTCCTCGACGAGGCGAACGCAGGGCGGGACTGCTCGATGGAATGAGGGCGCTCAGCCGACGCCGGGCTTGAGGACCACGATCTCGCGCATCTGGTTCCGCTGGAGGTGGATCCCCTGCACGCTCATCCCGAGCAGCGCGCGCTCGATCTCCCGGTTCGGGTGGGTGTAGCGGCGGCGGGGCGGGGCACCGGGCGTCGCCTCCCGCACGATGAGGTCGTCGGCGAGCATCCGGTAGCGCGGCGGGATCTCGAGCTCCTCGGGCGGCTTCTGGTAGGAGAGCAGGAACAGGTGGCCGCCGTCGCGCGTGACCCTCTGGATCTCCTGACCGACCTCCGCGAGCCGGTCGGGGGGGACGAAGTCGAGCGCCTCCCAGGCGAGCACGAGGTGGAACCGGCCCGACGGATGGTGCTCCATCGCGAATCGGGCCGGCTCCTCATACGGTTCCCCGGGGCGGCGCGGGGGCTTGGGGTCCGGGGGTTCGAACGACTCGACGAACAACCTCGCGCCGCGCCCGGCGAAGTAGGTCGCGCTTTCCCCGAACAGCGGGCCGAGGTCGAGGATCTCGGGCTTGGGCTCCTTGAACACACGGGCGAGCAAGCGCGCAAGGCTCGCGCAGGGCTGCCCGGCGGGCGCCGCCGGGGGCGAGGCCTTCCCGCCCGAACCGCGCTCGGGCGCTCGCGTGCCGAATGCCACCCGAACGCCTAGACGGTCGGCTTGCCGATGCCGCCGCCGACCGGCTCGGGCTTCGACGCCGGCATGGCGGGCGCGGGCGAGGGCCGTGCGCCGCTCTTGCCGTCCATGTCGATCGAGCCCTTGAACCGGGCGCCGTCGGCCAGCACGACGCGGGGAGCGAGGATGTCGCCGCGCATCGAGCCGGTCGCCGCCACCTCGACCTTGTCGTCGGCCTGGACGTTGCCGACGATCTCGCCGATCACGAGCACCGTCTTGGCCTGAACCTCCGCCTGGATCCGGCCGTTGGCGCCGATCGTGAGGTTGTGGTCCTTGAGGACGATTTTCCCGTCGACCTTCCCCTCGATGGTGAGGTCCTCGTTGCCGATGACCTCGCCCTTGATCGTGATCGACTGACCGATGTTGACGATCTTCTCCATCGCGTTCCTCCGCCGCGGCCTCGCCTTGGTTTCAGCGGGCCTTGATCTTTTCGATCGACTTGAAGGCCTCGGACCGGACCAGACCCTTCTTGTCGGAGAGCGCCGTCTCCAGGCGCGGAAGGTCGGAGTCGTCCCCGACCTCGCCGAGCGCCATCGCCGCCTCGGCGCGAACGTCCTCGGGCTGCCCCTTGAAGAGCAGGTCCCGGATCCGGTCGAGCGAGGAGCGGTCCCCGCCCCGCGCGAGATTCCACGCGAGGTCGACCGCGACCATCGGATGGTCCTCGACCCCGAGCCGGCGCCGCATCGCCTCGAGCGCCTGCGCGTCCTTGACGTCGATCTTCGACAGGCCGTGCGCGCTGAGGCTGCGCACCTTGTAGTACGGATCGTCCAGCGCCCGGACGAGCGCGGGCATCGTCGTGCGGTCGCCGATGTCGCCGAGCGCGCGGGCCGCGTTCGAGCGGACGAGATCGGATTCCGCCTGGAGGAGCGCCTCGAGCTTCGGGATCGCTTCCTGATGGCGGCGATCCCGGATGACGACGACGACGTGTTGCCGGACGAGCTCGTTCTCGTCGCCCAGCGCGATCGACATCAGCGTGTCGAGGGCTTCCGGCCCGGGGACGTTTCCGAGCGCTCGCGCCGCCGCGATGCGCACGATCCCCTCCGAATCCTCGAGGAGCCTCGCGAGGACCGGGACCGATGCCGGGTCCTTCAGCATGCCCAGCGATTGGGCGGTGGCGATGCGCACGGTCGAGACCGGATCGGCGGCCAACGCGCCGACCGCTTCGGTCGCCTTCTTGTCGCCGATCTGCCCGAGCGACAGCAGGGCCTGCACGCGAACCGCCTCCACCGGGTCGTCGAGTACGGCGATCAACGAGTCGACCGCCGCCACCGCGCGCGCCTCTCCGAGGCGCAGCGCCGCGTCGGCGCGGATCGTCGGATCGTCGTCCGCGAGCTCCTTGTACGAGACTTTGGGACGTCCCGAGCAGCCAACCGACAGCAAGATCGCGGCCAAGGTCAACGCGGCGCCCGCGACGCCGACGCGCGAATGGGGCATGAACGACCTCTTCCGTGGCGACCGGCGCCGCGGAACCCCCTCCGGCTCCAAGGCGCTGGCGCGAACGCCGGATTATACTCCACGGCCGTCCCGCACCCTCCGAACGGAGACGCATGCGCCGGGTCCTGCTCATCGCCGGAATCGTCGGGATCCTCGCCTTTCCGGCCTTCGCCGACGGCGACGACTCCGTGGTCGACCTCAAGGAATGGGCGCGCGGACCGGTGCGCTACCTCATCACCAGGGAGGAGGAACGCGCCTTCAAGAAGCTCGATTCGGACGACGCGCGGGCCTCGTTCGTGGAGCGATTCTGGAGCCGGCGGGACCCCACCCCCGACACGTGGTTCAACGAGTACCGCCAGATGTTCTGGCAGCGGGTGACCGAGGCGAACGAGAAGTTCCTGGACAGTGCCGGTCCCGGATGGAAGACCGACCGGGGAAAGATTTACATCCTCTACGGTCCCCCGGAGCGCACCCAGGAGGACACGAACGCCAACGTCCAGGGCATCGAGCCGACCGCCACCCGGGGGCTGCTCCGGTGGATCTACGAGTCGCGCCCCGGCGGACGAAACGACCTCCCGAACATCGTCGTCGTGCCGTTCGTGAAGACCACGACCGGAGAGTTCAAGCTCTCGGCGGATCCCCGGCTCGCCAGCATCTTCTTCGACCCGCAACTGCTCGCCGACCGGACCTCGCCCAACTCCTGGGACCGTTACCGAGCCGAGAACGCCGGCACGGGAACCCGGCTCGACGTCCTGCTCGACCTCGGCAAGATGCAGGAGGTGCCTCCCCAGGAGCAGGTCCTCCTCGAGCGCGTCGAGACCCGCGAGACCTACGCCCAGCGGCCGCTCGCCGTGCGCCTCGACCGATATCAGCCCGAAGGAACCCCCGGGACGCTCGTGGTCGTGACCCTCGACCTCCCGCCCAGCGACGACGCGCCCGCGCTCGTCGTGCGCTTCACCGCGCGTGACGCCCCGCGGCCGCCGAAGATCCTCGCCGAGGGGGCGTTCCGCATCGAGCGCGGGCCTGAGGGTCGCGTCGCCCAGGGGCGGGTCCCGCTCGAGCCCGGAACGTGGGACGTCCTCGCCCTCGCCGTCGACCCTCGCGAGTCGGCGAACCGCATCTGGAGAGGCTCCATCGCGGTCGCGGCGCCCTCGACGGCCCTGCGCCTGAGTGATCCGGTCCTCGCGTGGCGGGTGGAGCCGCTCGAGTACCGGGGCCTGACCGGCTACGACGCGCCGTACACCTTCGGCGGATTCCGCATCGTGCCGCGCCTGTCCCCCGCCCTCGCGCGCGGCGAGCCGATCCAGGTGTTCCTCGAAGCCTACGGAGGACGCGCCCCTTACGAGGGGACCTTCGCCGTCGAGGGGCGGGAAGACGACGGCCGCTTCACCGCGCTGGGCTCGCCCCAGTCGTTCCGGCAGCCGTCGGGGTCCTTCGCGTGGTCCCTCCCGACGGGACCCCACTGGCCGCTCGGCGAGTACCGCGTTCGGATCGAGGTCGTCGACGCCGATGGAACCCTCGTGCCGGCCGTGGTGCCGTTCCGAATCGAAGCGCGCGAGTGACGCGGACGCCGATCGCGGCGGCGCTCCTCGCGATCGCCGCCGCCGCAGCAGCCGCCGAGCCCGCGCCCCCCTCGTCGTCGGGCGGGCTCGCCTGGTTCGTCTCCGACGACCTCGATCTCGTCGGAACGATGCGTGCGGACGTCCCCTTCGAACCGCTGGGGGGCTTCGAGCCGTTCGTGTCCCTGCAAGCGGTCACCGCGATCGAGAAGTCGGTCGAGACCTTCACCTTCGACGTCCGGGACCTCCCCTACGCCCTGCGCGCGGGAGCACGGCGCGGCGCGTGGACCCTGTTCGCGGGCGTTCGCGGCGTCGAAGGGGTGGACGCGGACGACACGCGCCGGATCACCCTCGTCGGGGCCGCGTGGGAAGCCCCGGGTCGCACCTGGCGGCAGGGGCGCGGATTCCTCGAGGCGCGCGCCGGTCTCGCCGCCGTCGTCGATTCGCGAGGGATCGCGGCGGACGCCGACGTCTCGCTCGAAGCCCGCGCGGGAATCCGCTCCGGCCGACTCGTCTGGGCGCTCGATCTGCGCGTGGACACCCTCCTCGACGGCACCCACGCGCAGACGGACCTCGAGGGCGGACCGCGGCTGGTGTTCCCGTCGGGAGACGCGAGGACGTTCTCGCTTTTCGTGCACGGACTTCGCTCCCGTCATCCGCTCGGCCTGCGCGCGAGCGGCGTGCTCTTCGGGTTCGAAGCCGCGGAGGCCCCGATCCCGGGGGACGCCCCGCGCCCCTCCCCCCCCGACCTCCGGGGCACGATCGCCGCGGGGATCGGGGACGACGCGCACCGCAGCGGGCGCCTCCGGCTGGCCGTGCTCTCCCCCCCCTGGGTCGAACGCTGGCGGGCGATCCTCGACGTCGACGCCAACGTGCTCACCGCGGCCGACACCGGCGAGTTGTACTACCTCTACGACCTCGGCGTGGAGCGTGCCGCCGGACGCTGGGCCGCCGGCGCCTACTTCCATCACCGATCGAACCACGTGCTCGCCGAGGAGAACCCCGTCGGAGTCACCAGCCACAACGTCGCGGAGATCGGCCTCGAGACCTCGGGGTGGACCGGCCCCGCGCGCGCCCGCACCTTCGACACCCGCGTTCGCCTCGGCGCGTTGATCGACTCGTCGTTCGGGGATTCGCGGGGGTGGAACGTCCGTGCCGGCGCGCGCGTCGCGGGGCCCGCGTGGGGCGGCGCGGTCCCCTGGTTTTCCTTCGATCTCGAGGAAGGGGACGCGAGCGCCCGGCGCGCCGCCGCCGGGCTCGGTCTCGCGGGCGGGTTCGAGATCCGGGCCGACTTCGTTCGCGAGGAGCAGTTCTTCGGGAGCGACGATTCGGCCTTCACGCTCGGCGTCGCGGCGTACTTCTAGCGCGGACCGTTCACGGTCGGTAGGCGGGCCGATCCCCGTCGAGCCGGAACACGACGCCGGGGAGGGAGGCGACCCGGGCGGTGCCCCGCCCGAAGTACTCGATCCGCTCGCGCCTCCCGTCTTCGACCTCGACCTCGAGCACCGCGAGCGGCGCTCCGGCCGGGGTCTCCTCGACCCAACCGCGCACCGGCTGGTCCAGGGCCGCCGCGAGGAACTCCGTGATCGAGGCCCCGCGCAGCAGCTCGCCCGAGGGGCTCTTCCACGTCGTCTCCCCCTCGCGCGCGGCGACGAGCTCCCCTTCGGGAGCCCTCCAGGTGAGCTTCGCGACCGTGTAGCGGTTGACCTTGGTCAGCCTCGTCTCGCGCAGCTGCTCGAAGGTGGTCGGGACGCGGTCGAACTTCGACTCCGCGAAACGCATCGCGACGGCGCGATCGTCGCGGGTCGCCCACGCCGTCCCGTCGGGTCCCGCGGGGCCGAGGACGATGCGGCGCACGACGTTTCCCGCGCTCAGCCGGAGATCGATCGCGTCCCGCCCCGAAAGCCCGAGCTTCGGATCCGCCGCATCGGCGGCGTCGTCGATCGGAGCGGACTCGGAGGCCGCCAGGATCTCCAGGATCCGCTCCACCGCCGCATCGGAGGCGGGGAACTCCCGGGGGGACGAGATCCACCATCCGCCGTCCCGCCGCACGAGTCGGAGCTCCGCTCCGTCCCGCAGGACGGTGATCGCGCCGACCTGGCTCCGGGGCAGGCCGAGCAGCCTCCGGTCCCGAAGATCGGCGGTCGTCAGCTGCGCGAGCGCCTGCGCATCCGGAAGCCGGATGAGCAGCACGCCGGGGCGTCCTCCCACGCGCGCGAACAGACCCGTCCCCGTCGGGTCGACGTCGCCGAGCGCGATCTCGGGGAAGTCGCCCCCTTCGAAGCGCAACACGTTCCGGGCGGGCTTCAGCCCGAACTGGTCGAGGTTCGCCTCGTCGGGGATCGATCGGATCACCGTCGCCCGTCGCAGCGCGCCGAACGCCGCGTCGATCCCCTCCGCCGACGCGGGATCCGGGCGCGGCTGCGTGATCCGCCAGCCGGTCTCCCCGCGTTCGAAACGCGTCACGGCGCCGCCTTCCTCGAGGGTGAAGGCGGTCACGCGACGGTCGTCGAAGGCGACGAGCTGGCTGTCGAGCCGAAGCTCGCGGATCTCCCCCTTCTCGCGGCGCCCGAGCCACAGCATCAGCGCCACCACGCCGACGAGGGCCAGTGCCGCGAGGAGGAGCCGTCGCGCCAACGTCAGCGCCCCCGGCGACCGAGGAAGACGATGAAGCCGAGGAGGAGCACGCCGGCGGCCGGTCCGAGGAACGCCGCCCACATCCCCGGCACCTGCCCGCGCGTGATCGCGAAGACCTGGCCCTCGAGGGGCTGCCGGCGGATGCTGATGAGGCCCTCCGCCTGCGCGAGCCAGCCGACCATGTTGAGGAAGAGGTTCCGGTTCGCCTGCTCCGCGAGGTACGCGTTCGAGGCGAACTGCGCGTCGCCCACCGCGACGACGCGGATCTCGCGGTCGACGCCTCCCGTCCCGGTCAGCCGTTTCCAGGAGGCGGCGGCGAAGTCGAACGGTCCCTGCTCCCGCCGGCCGTCGGGGGTCAGGGCCACGGCCTGCTGGGTCGAGGAGACGATCGCGTCGTGGAAGACCAACGGGTCGCCCGGCTCGAAGTGGACGACCGCCGCGACCGTGGGAAACGCGCTCGGGAGGTTCCCCTGGAAGCCGCGCACGATCGGATGCCGCGAATACCCCGTGGCCCGCACGAACTCCGGGTTCCCCTGGATCTGCGCGCCTCCGAGCTCGAGGACGCGGTCGGCCGTCACGCGAAGGCCGTAGCGGCCGATCGACTCGTTGAGACCGTGGTCCTCGCCGGGCTCCACCATGCACAGCAGCCGGCCCCCCCGCTCGAGCCAGGCGTCGAGGACCGCCCGGTCGGCGGCGGGGATCGGGAGGTTGGGCCCCGCGACGACGAGCACCGTCACGGTGTCCGGGATCCCCTCGGACAGCCGGAGCGCGCGGACGTCGTAGTACTCCTGCCGGAGCGCCTCGACCGCCCTGGCGAAGCCCAGGTCCCCGCTCGACTCCGGATCGAGCTCCCCGTAGCCGCGCAGGATCCCGACGAGGCGAGGCCGGTCCGAGCCGACCTCGAGCAGGGCGTTGGTGACCTCGGCCTCGCCGTTCCCGCGGAACACGAGACGCCGATCGCCGCGCACCGCGACCGACAGCCCCGCGCGCGTCGCCCCCGCCTGGTCGTGCTTCACGCCGAGCTCGCGCACCTTCCCCGGCTGTGCGACGGGGTCGATGAACTCGAACTTCACGCGCGTCGAGCGCTGCCGGTACAGCTCGAGCAGGTCGCGGTACGCCTCGTAGGCCGGGTGGCTGTCGGGGTAGAGCGCGTAGACGGTGACGGTCTCGCCCAGGCCGTCGAGCGCCGACACCGTCATCGGGCTGAGCACGTTCGTTCCCTGGGAGCTGAGGTCCCACCGCACGCCCAGGCGGAACGAGACGAGGATCGCCACGACGACGACGCCGACGACGAGCGCCGCGTAGGCGAGGCTGCCGGCGCCGCGTTTCGCCGCGCGCGCGTGGTCCACCCCGTCGCGGGCGGTGAGCTCGTCGCGGTTGCGGACCCCCACCGTCACCTCCAGCGGGTCGAGTCGAGCACGCGCCCGCTCAGGAACAGGAACACGAAGATGAACGCGATCCACAGGAAGACGAAGTGGGAGTCGATCGCGCCCCGGCCGGCGACGCGCAGCCCCTTGGTCGCCGCGAAGGCCCCGACGACGAGGTCGACCGGCGGCCCGGCGAGGTTCGAGACGCGCTCGAGCAGGTACATCGGGACCACGATCGCGTAGGTCAGGACCAGCGCCACGAACTGGCTCTCGGTGAGCGCCGATGCGAACAGCCCGATCGCCAGGAGCAGGCAGCCGTGGAGGAACAGCCCGAGGTAGGTCGCCGCGAGGGCTCCCCACTCCGGGTCGGCCTGGAAGCTCAGCCACGCGAACATGGGGAGGGTCGCGAGGAGGATGAGCACGTAGATGCCGACCGTGCCGAGGAACTTGCCGAGCACGATCTGGGCGCTGGTCAGGGGCGAGGTGAACAACAGCTCTGCCGTCCCCTGCTTTCGCTCCTCGCTCAGCAGTCGCATCGACAGACCCGG encodes the following:
- a CDS encoding GWxTD domain-containing protein, whose protein sequence is MRRVLLIAGIVGILAFPAFADGDDSVVDLKEWARGPVRYLITREEERAFKKLDSDDARASFVERFWSRRDPTPDTWFNEYRQMFWQRVTEANEKFLDSAGPGWKTDRGKIYILYGPPERTQEDTNANVQGIEPTATRGLLRWIYESRPGGRNDLPNIVVVPFVKTTTGEFKLSADPRLASIFFDPQLLADRTSPNSWDRYRAENAGTGTRLDVLLDLGKMQEVPPQEQVLLERVETRETYAQRPLAVRLDRYQPEGTPGTLVVVTLDLPPSDDAPALVVRFTARDAPRPPKILAEGAFRIERGPEGRVAQGRVPLEPGTWDVLALAVDPRESANRIWRGSIAVAAPSTALRLSDPVLAWRVEPLEYRGLTGYDAPYTFGGFRIVPRLSPALARGEPIQVFLEAYGGRAPYEGTFAVEGREDDGRFTALGSPQSFRQPSGSFAWSLPTGPHWPLGEYRVRIEVVDADGTLVPAVVPFRIEARE
- a CDS encoding DUF4340 domain-containing protein, translated to MARRLLLAALALVGVVALMLWLGRREKGEIRELRLDSQLVAFDDRRVTAFTLEEGGAVTRFERGETGWRITQPRPDPASAEGIDAAFGALRRATVIRSIPDEANLDQFGLKPARNVLRFEGGDFPEIALGDVDPTGTGLFARVGGRPGVLLIRLPDAQALAQLTTADLRDRRLLGLPRSQVGAITVLRDGAELRLVRRDGGWWISSPREFPASDAAVERILEILAASESAPIDDAADAADPKLGLSGRDAIDLRLSAGNVVRRIVLGPAGPDGTAWATRDDRAVAMRFAESKFDRVPTTFEQLRETRLTKVNRYTVAKLTWRAPEGELVAAREGETTWKSPSGELLRGASITEFLAAALDQPVRGWVEETPAGAPLAVLEVEVEDGRRERIEYFGRGTARVASLPGVVFRLDGDRPAYRP
- a CDS encoding GldG family protein, with amino-acid sequence MGVRNRDELTARDGVDHARAAKRGAGSLAYAALVVGVVVVAILVSFRLGVRWDLSSQGTNVLSPMTVSALDGLGETVTVYALYPDSHPAYEAYRDLLELYRQRSTRVKFEFIDPVAQPGKVRELGVKHDQAGATRAGLSVAVRGDRRLVFRGNGEAEVTNALLEVGSDRPRLVGILRGYGELDPESSGDLGFARAVEALRQEYYDVRALRLSEGIPDTVTVLVVAGPNLPIPAADRAVLDAWLERGGRLLCMVEPGEDHGLNESIGRYGLRVTADRVLELGGAQIQGNPEFVRATGYSRHPIVRGFQGNLPSAFPTVAAVVHFEPGDPLVFHDAIVSSTQQAVALTPDGRREQGPFDFAAASWKRLTGTGGVDREIRVVAVGDAQFASNAYLAEQANRNLFLNMVGWLAQAEGLISIRRQPLEGQVFAITRGQVPGMWAAFLGPAAGVLLLGFIVFLGRRGR
- a CDS encoding ABC transporter permease, which translates into the protein MRSIWAITRREIQAYFVSPIAYAFMAMFLLIVGVVFYIAIRRYMATPAMLLDEMGSTIRTNLVGGKLGFATASHLAMMLSLPGLSMRLLSEERKQGTAELLFTSPLTSAQIVLGKFLGTVGIYVLILLATLPMFAWLSFQADPEWGALAATYLGLFLHGCLLLAIGLFASALTESQFVALVLTYAIVVPMYLLERVSNLAGPPVDLVVGAFAATKGLRVAGRGAIDSHFVFLWIAFIFVFLFLSGRVLDSTRWR